A single Anopheles maculipalpis chromosome 3RL, idAnoMacuDA_375_x, whole genome shotgun sequence DNA region contains:
- the LOC126565841 gene encoding midnolin homolog encodes MLKYLTHKLRTQSINDENHVNEKIDGHDSGTESDGDLEQEDDLIQEHEMELSLSSRQDTVSPSDTACSSESPAFLGPSSSHLLLYDQNSSEEELEVINGGAGDVGSCAIEVGSVSGVPSRLSGGIASILPIMNPHAVDDDEEDEEEEEEEEEDDATEDIVEDDVDEDRDYVSPGTATTPTAMGSTAATIIESVTGGGSGRGAGAMDTSSSTPSSNSSSSIVRGQFMVIGGACDDSGAEPLDDFAEELSSLTAVPNVSLTPSSTTKLISAGTGKRLGSVSSLLEKRKRSLAHNSDDEVRFLLEQQQQQPTQQQQQQTLHPLAHQYHHHHSLRQQHHHHHHQEQQLHHHHQDELQPEETPLSAPVNFRTSPPLEALKPHRGHILQRSTTPLVLSEGSGAPTGTNGLLPSAGSSLLSSAASSLSSLSGTGISGFYGPGSSSSNNNNSNGVNGGGGAGGLRFGLVRRTIGCDSPLTAVCHRNSTNPPLHGGGASSLGSGLSTTTRTSSSSTPSSLSSAPASLVRLGAGTGGSPEPSGGPTIVTNMDISRSVSPPAKMFHCAVSPRRRQSRHQQQRLQRPHRPCLDFDKMQQLKARSVTTWRHSNEHSGELSVFCW; translated from the exons GTTTAAGTTCCCGGCAGGACACCGTTTCACCGTCCGATACGGCCTGCTCCTCTGAGTCGCCTGCGTTTCTCGGTCCGTCCTCCTCGCACTTGCTGTTGTACGATCAGAACAGCTCCGAGGAGGAGCTGGAGGTGATAAATGGCGGTGCGGGCGATGTGGGTAGCTGTGCCATCGAGGTGGGGAGTGTCAGTGGTGTGCCTAGCCGGCTGAGTGGGGGTATCGCCAGTATATTACCCATCATGAACCCTCACGCGGTTGATGACGATGAGgaggacgaggaggaggaggaggaagaggaggaagacgaTGCCACCGAAGATATTGTGGAGGATGACGTGGACGAGGATCGGGACTATGTGTCACCAGGGACGGCCACAACACCGACAGCGATGGGATCAACGGCAGCGACAATCATCGAAAGTGTGACGGGTGGTGGAAGTGGAAGAGGAGCCGGTGCCATGGATACGAGCAGCAGCACCccgagcagcaacagcagcagcagtattgTACGGGGCCAGTTCATGGTAATTGGTGGTGCGTGTGACGACAGTGGCGCGGAGCCGTTGGACGATTTTGCGGAGGAGTTGTCGAGCCTGACAGCGGTCCCGAACGTGTCCCTGACACCGTCGTCGACCACCAAACTGATCTCAGCGGGGACCGGCAAACGATTGGGCAGTGTGAGCAGTTTGTTGGAGAAGCGTAAACGATCCCTAGCGCACAATTCGGATGATGAG GTCCGCTTTCTGCtcgaacagcaacagcagcaaccgacccagcagcagcaacaacagaccCTTCATCCACTCGCACAtcaatatcatcatcatcattcgctgCGTcaacagcaccaccatcaccatcatcaggagcagcagctacatcaccatcaccaggACGAGCTGCAGCCGGAAGAGACGCCACTCTCGGCACCGGTCAATTTTCGTACGTCACCACCTCTAGAAGCTTTAAAACCACACCGTGGCCATATTCTGCAACGCTCGACGACGCCACTGGTGTTGAGCGAGGGGAGCGGTGCTCCCACCGGCACCAACGGACTATTACCGTCGGCCGGATCTTCACTATTGTCGTCGGCGGCTTCGTCTCTCTCGTCGCTGAGCGGCACCGGTATTAGCGGATTTTATGGTCccggtagcagcagtagcaacaacaacaacagtaacggtgttaatggtggtggtggtgccggtgGCCTTCGTTTCGGTCTCGTCCGACGCACCATTGGCTGTGATAGTCCTTTGACTGCTGTGTGCCATCGCAACAGCACCAATCCGCCACTACACGGCGGTGGCGCCAGCAGCCTTGGATCCGGTCTTAGTACAACAACtcgaacatcatcatcatccacgcCATCGTCACTGTCGTCGGCACCGGCCTCGCTGGTGCGGCTCGGTGCGGGCACGGGTGGCAGCCCCGAACCGAGCGGTGGCCCAACCATAGTAACTAATATGGACATCAGCCGGTCCGTTAGTCCGCCGGCGAAGATGTTCCACTGTGCCGTGTCACCGCGGCGGCGCCAGTCtcgccatcagcagcagcgactGCAGCGTCCACATAGGCCATGCTTAGATTTCGATAAAATGCAACAG cttAAAGCACGTTCTGTGACTACCTGGCGGCACAGCAACGAGCACTCGGGTGAACTGTCCGTCTTttgctggtga
- the LOC126560607 gene encoding uncharacterized protein LOC126560607, translated as MRLGAIFSCVLFLAVTVVSCMRIRNDRTNIVCRKFNRQIQIFRPQGLVVTQRVSRNLRSLDLELYINQKFREHPSCDVCANATVTNGTRNSLIIKHPSVIILPGDTIQYSVTKSYRHGPPKRFSCEFGVNGDLMKFLAITNSPRSCTGGVPSRQSRNYEDEQKLLWDIIYEYDVYCDAVELTNLLVLPQDKKYFAYERDIKEHIVKLLSTLVPSIDWAESVRDVYRTDEMYFFGMKSILLKHEILHMIQGTSVESIITDFDKIDRFSVRNTDGSRNGNGGSEDYVEYGSGLRS; from the exons ATGAGACTTGGTGCGATCTTTTCCTGTGTGCTTTTCTTAGCAGTAACCGTGGTGTCTTGCATGCGCATCCGAAATGATCGTACGAATATCGTTTGCAGAAAGTTCAACCGACAGATACAGATATTCCGTCCACAAGGGCTAGTGGTTACACAACGCGTGAGCAGGAACCTTCGTTCGCTTGACCTAGAACTGTACATTAATCAAAAGTTTCGAGAGCATCCCTCGTGTGATGTGTGTGCGAATGCCACGGTAACCAATGGCACGCGAAATTCACTCATCATAAAGCACCCGTCGGTTATTATTCTTCCCGGGGACACGATTCAGTACTCCGTCACCAAAAGCTACCGTCATGGACCACCGAAGCGGTTTAGCTGCGAATTTGGAGTAAATG GTGATCTTATGAAGTTTTTGGCGATAACAAATTCTCCACGCTCCTGCACCGGAGGAGTTCCTTCACGCCAAAGTCGCAACTACGAAGATGAGCAGAAATTACTTTGGGACATAATTTACGAGTACGATGTTTATTGTGATGCGGTAGAGCTAACAAACCTGCTTGTTCTGCCGCAGGACAAAAAGTATTTCGCATACGAGAGAGATATTAAAGAACACATAGTTAAGCTGCTTAGCACGCTTGTTCCGTCGATTGATTGGGCTGAGAGCGTGCGTGATGTTTATCGCACCGATGAAATGTACTTTTTTGGCATGAAATCAATACTGTTGAAGCATGAAATTTTGCACATGATTCAAGGAACTAGTGTGGAAAGTATTATTACTGATTTTGATAAAATAGATCGTTTTTCGGTTCGGAATACTGACGGTAGTAGGAATGGTAACGGTGGTAGTGAGGATTATGTTGAGTATGGAAGCGGATTAAGATCCTAA
- the LOC126565131 gene encoding uncharacterized protein LOC126565131: MSQIRALTAIALLWLVVASCLLETVDARKSRGSSKRSSRRPKGVNIEIYHPKGVMIWYPYRAGMEMFGIQIYINKANQQPTGDNSSSEEESAPPACDICLNTTEVTYGKFILRSEDAIIRSRDHLLYNAIVKKTNGAAYVSRSNDFYVSESRILLGDMTGDASACRETAVANLSESDKRMVKEIKLMEDILRDMNEQCFGGESNRTKQLLLSVQTPTRLDVKQLHQFTEDELNRVMPEVDWGRTLVEAFYAQNGIGFEVATAIDKMKVLKLATLRSNSPITDLDIFQTEDMTNDIEQWI; this comes from the exons ATGTCTCAAATCCGCGCACTGACAGCAATTGCACTATTATGGCTTGTGGTCGCAAGCTGTCTGCTGGAAACGGTCGACGCACGAAAATCTCGTGGCAGTTCCAAACGTTCCTCACGGCGACCGAAGGGTGTAAATATTGAAATCTACCATCCCAAGGGTGTGATGATTTGGTACCCGTATCGTGCGGGCATGGAAATGTTCGGCATACAGATCTACATCAACAAGGCTAACCAACAGCCGACAGGTGATAACTCCTCCAGCGAGGAAGAGTCTGCACCGCCGGCATGCGACATTTGTCTCAATACGACCGAAGTGACCTATGGAAAGTTCATCCTGCGCAGCGAGGATGCAATCATCCGCAGTCGCGATCATCTGCTGTACAATGCGATCGTGAAGAAAACCAACGGAGCAGCATACGTATCCCGTTCGAACGATTTCTACGTGTCAG AGAGCCGCATCTTGCTGGGTGATATGACCGGTGATGCCAGTGCGTGTCGTGAAACGGCGGTCGCAAATCTTTCCGAAAGCGATAAGCGCATGGTAAAGGAAATTAAGCTGATGGAAGATATTCTGCGCGATATGAACGAACAGTGTTTCGGTGGTGAGTCGAATCGAACGAAACAATTGCTGCTGAGTGTGCAGACACCGACCCGGCTTGATGTCAAGCAGCTGCATCAGTTTACGGAGGATGAGCTCAATCGTGTTATGCCCGAGGTCGATTGGGGTCGAACGCTTGTGGAAGCGTTCTACGCACAGAACGGCATTGGATTCGAGGTGGCGACGGCGATCGACAAGATGAAGGTGTTGAAGTTGGCTACACTCCGATCGAATAGTCCGATTACCGATCTGGACATCTTTCAAACGGAGGACATGACGAATGATATCGAGCAATGGATCTAG